CGGCCCGCCCTGCAGAAAGCTTGCCCGCGCGCAGCGATCGCGCAGCCAGGCCCAGACGCACGCCATTGACCCAGTCCATCGGCGTGACGCCCGCCGTTTCACTGAAATGGCGTGCAAAGCTGGCTCGTGAGGTATGCGCCAGCTCGGCAAGGTTCTGCAAAGTCCACGCATGGGTCGGTTCCTTCAGCACGGCATCGACCACGCCTGCCATGCGCGGGTTGGCGAGCAGCCCGAGGATGCCTAGCTGCCACTGGCCCTGACCCGTCATGCTGCGGAGCATCAGCGTGAACATCGCCCCGGTGATCATGCGGATCACGCCCTGCCCGCCGGGCTGCGCGCTTGCGGTTTCATCGCGCAGCAGACGAACCAGATCGGGCAACGCCTCGCCATTCCCGGCACGCAGATGCAGCACGCTCGGCAGCCCTGTCCACAGCGCATCCGTCGCGCCTGCCAGGGTGAATTGTCCGCACAACATATCCAGCGCTTCACCGTCGCCGGAGCGTTCCACCAGAGTCACCCTGCCTCGCAGCCGGCGTGTTTCGCGTGAAGCCGGCCTGCGCTGCTCACCGGCTGGAGACCGGCTGCGCATGATGTGGGCGTCGCCATAGGGAAACAGCAACACGTCGCCCTTCTGCAGGGCCGTACGCTGGCCATCCATCTCCAGCTCGGCGCTCCCGCCCAGGATCACGTGGTATGGCAGGTGATTGGGTGGCGCAGGCGGATGATCCAGCGACCATTCGCCGGCAAAACGGCATTGCAGCTCCACGCTGCCGGTCGGCGCGATGGCTTCCACCAGTCGATCGAGGCCATCCATCGGTCTGAGACTCCCGGGCAAATAGTTGAGACGCGCATGTGCGGAAGCGCCCATGGCGCCTGCCTACCATGTCCCCATGGTCGAGGTTTCACCCGCCCACTTGCAAACCCATCATCGAGGAGTCAATGCCATGAGCCGTCTGAGCACCATCAACATTGCCGAAGCGCCCGAAGCCTCGGCCCAGCTGTTCGCCAATATCAAGAAGGCCGTAGGCAAGGTACCCAATGCCTATGCCGCCATCGGCACGCATGCACCGCAGGTGCTCGCCAACCTGCTGCAGACCAATGCGCTGCTCAAGCAGGGTGAACTTTCCTCGCTGGAACTGGAGGCGATCAACCTGGCGGTGAGCGAGGCCTCCCAGTGTGACTACTGTCTGGCAGCCCACTCCATGACCGGCAAGATGGCTGGCTACACGAGCGAACAGATTCACCAGATTCGCAACGGCGGACTGGAGGGAAACACCAAGGTTGATGCACTCATCAAGTTCGCCCTGACCCTGGTGACGACCCGTGGCACGCTGCCTGAGAGTGCGGTGACAAGCGTGAAGGACGCCGGCTACAGCGATCGACAGATCGTGGAAGCCATCCAGGCCATCAGCGCGATCCTGTTCACGAACATGTTCAATCGGGTCAACGACACCGTGGTCGATTTTCCCAAGGCTGCGTGACTTGCGTTCGCCGGGCCACCATGAAAATCGTGGCCCGGCGAGAGCGAGTCAACCGCCTGATCCGTCCTGGTCTTCTTCGGAACGGCCCATGCATGCCGGATGGCCACACTGGCACTGCTGCTCCAGGCTGCCCGAGGCATGGGCCTTCCGGCAGTGGGAACTGCAGAACTCGCCCTGCTTGTCGACGTAGCACTGGCAGGGAGCATAAGCGCACTGGTAACCCGTAGGCATGGCTGTCCTCCGTTATGCAGAGAGCCCAGCTTAGTCACCAACGCCGCTGCATAAGTCATCGCTGCGTTAGGGCGACG
The nucleotide sequence above comes from Dyella telluris. Encoded proteins:
- a CDS encoding AraC family transcriptional regulator; translated protein: MDGLDRLVEAIAPTGSVELQCRFAGEWSLDHPPAPPNHLPYHVILGGSAELEMDGQRTALQKGDVLLFPYGDAHIMRSRSPAGEQRRPASRETRRLRGRVTLVERSGDGEALDMLCGQFTLAGATDALWTGLPSVLHLRAGNGEALPDLVRLLRDETASAQPGGQGVIRMITGAMFTLMLRSMTGQGQWQLGILGLLANPRMAGVVDAVLKEPTHAWTLQNLAELAHTSRASFARHFSETAGVTPMDWVNGVRLGLAARSLRAGKLSAGRAAELAGYASEAAFTRAFKARYGSSPGAYGRQYVKS
- a CDS encoding carboxymuconolactone decarboxylase family protein encodes the protein MSRLSTINIAEAPEASAQLFANIKKAVGKVPNAYAAIGTHAPQVLANLLQTNALLKQGELSSLELEAINLAVSEASQCDYCLAAHSMTGKMAGYTSEQIHQIRNGGLEGNTKVDALIKFALTLVTTRGTLPESAVTSVKDAGYSDRQIVEAIQAISAILFTNMFNRVNDTVVDFPKAA